From the Niveibacterium microcysteis genome, the window GGCTCTTCATTGCGGATTTCGACGCCTAACGTGGAAGTGAGGGGCAGCCGGAGTGCGAAGCACGAAGGGAACCAACAAGCGCAGCTTGTTGGCTGTCCCGCTCGACTGCAGTGTTAGGCAAGGTTTTCGTCATTGCTGTGAGCTGCCGTGTTGGGCCTACGCTGCAGCTTAAGAACTAGGCTTCGAAAAACTTTGGCGCCGCCAAGAAACCATATCGCGGCAGGCCAGATGCCTATTGCCGCAATATAAGCCAATAAGTCAAATTCAAAGCCGGCCGACGTGCCTGGCAAATAGCAATCGCCCTGTGGTGGGCAGCCGATCTCTATGTACAGGCGTTTGGTGACACGATAGATGGCAACCGGAAAATAGCTCATGCCTAGCCACCAAAAGATTCTAATCAAGGCTACAACGGTATTCATTTTCGGCCTAACGTTGAAAGTAACCGGCACCGGAGCGCCAGCGGAGGGAACCCAAACTGCGAAGCAGTTTGGGTGTCCGGTTGACTGATCTGTTAGGTATCGCAGCCATCGGTTGCTTTCGAGCGTTCATTTTTTCGGGGCTCCCCGAGCAGAAAGACATTTTCTCGGTATTTGAACCAGCGCCATGTTCCCCACCCGCCATACAAAGACGCAAGGGGAAACAACACAAGCTTCCACCAGTGAGGCTCGCTGAGGCTCAGAAAGAACAAAACGCCTGAGCCGACGCACAAGAGTGGCGCAAATGCATAAGGTGGCAACCATTTTCCCCAAGGAAGAAGCCCAAGCATTATTGTTCGTCTCCGAGTGGAATTCAGATACCTAACGTGGAAGTAACCGGCACCGGAGCGCCAGCGAAGGGAACCAAACTGCGCAGCAGTTTGGTGTCCGGTTGACTGCAGGGTTAGGCGGCGGTTTGCGTTGCATCACTGATGGTTAGGGCGGCGGATTGAGATGCACAGACTGATGAGAAGCCAGTGCAAGCCTAAAGTGTCTAGGGCAGAGATAGCCAAGCAATCAAGCGCCAATGATAGGTGCTCTGACCAGAGCGGGATAGCTGAGCCCCAAAGCAGCACGGACCCAAACAACGGAAGACCAGAAACCTGCCTGTAAGACCCCGCCGGATTCAAATAGCGATGCGCGAGTGGCCTTATGAACGACAGGTAGAAGTTGAGTGACGAGATGATTGTGCCTAGCAGTGCTGCGCAAATGACGATCGGATTCATTAGGGCACCACTCCAGCCGCCTAACGTTGAAAGTAACCGGCACCGAGGCGCAGCCGAGGGGACCAAAATGCGCAGCATTTTGGTGTCCGGTTGACTGACCTGTTAGGTGGCGGGGTTAAGGAGTTTCTGGGCGGCATCAACGTAGTTAAAACCCAAATGTTCGTGGTGCTTCGATTGGTAGCAACGAAGTCGGCCGATGAATTCCTCGCTGCTCCACTGCCCCCAGCCATACATTTCCAACGGCAAATTGTGAAACGCATAGGCCAGATCGTGCGCTTGCTCGCCTTCGAGATAGCGAAGCTCTACGAACGCGTTGTGCATTAACTCGCACAAGCCTTTCCTTTGCTGTTCAGAAGGAAGGGGCATAGACACCTAACGTTGAAAGTAACCGGCACCGGAGCGCAGCGACGGGAACCAAACTGCGCTGCAGTTTGGGGTCCGGTTGACTGCCATGTTGGGCGTCTGCCGCCTATTCGATGGTTTCATTGAGCACCTGTTTCACGACTCTCCAGTCTGGATCTGCCCTGGCAGAGACGCTAACTGAGATTGGTGGTTGGGCATCGAAGAACCTTCTAACTGAATCGCGAATCGGATCGGCGCTCGCGATGTAGTAATAGATTGTCCGGCCGCCGTCGCCCGTACGTGTCATTGCATGAATCCCATTTTGTCCGACTATCTTTCCGAGCTCAGCGTAGAGCGTTCTGGCGTAAATCAATTCAGCCTCGATAGGTAGGCCATTGGGCAAGGATCTGTAGCCCCAGCGGACCTCCAAGAGAACTGGAAAGCGGGCTCGCACGGCCGATTCTGGAAGCCTTCGCACGACTCTAACTATCTCGGGGTTGTTAGGCCCAAGCCTTTCTAGTATCTGCCAACCTCCTTCGGCTTTGGATGTCATGCTTGAGCCCAGCAATAGGATGGCTAATAGAATTCGACAAAACAAGCGCTTGCCACTCCACGTCTTACATCGATAGGTGTCGCGAATGATGACGCCCAACGTTGAAAGTAACCGGCACCGGAGCGCAGCGGAGGGAACCAAACTGCCCAGCAGTTTGGTGTCCGGTTGACTGAAGTGTTAGGCGTCGCTCGGGTGCCCATAGCCAACCCACCGGCCCCCACTGGAATTTACTCGCACGACCCTAAAATGAGAGCTGTTACACCATTGGACTATACGCTCAACGGCCACCGCTTCCGTCCCTTCCGGCCCAAGTTTGCATAGTTTCGAGCGCAATTCGATCATGATATCGGCTTGGACTGGATGCAGCTCAGTTGGGAATTGAGTACCAAGCACAAGCAATGGCCCGAGAAAGCGACGTATGCCATTGGAGTACCGACTGGTATCTACGCGAATTGCCACGTCGTAGCCGGACCCCGGTGATGAGATGCGCAACACTTGGATGTCATTCGTATCGCCAAACCGCGCCAACTGTTTGAATTCTTCTGCACCACTTTGCAATGACCATTCAAACAGTCTTCCTGCTGTGAGCAAATGAGGCACGCTTGACGCCTAACGTTGAAAGTAACCGGCACCGGAGCGCCAGCGAAGGGAACCCAAACTGCGCAGCAGTTTGGGTGTCCGGTTGACTGACCTGTTAGGCGCGTTTATCGCCACTGATATGCCGCCCCGTTTGCGATTTGGCGAACTGCCTTCGCGTAAAGCCACGGATATTGTTTTGAAATCGCGATGGCCGTATTGGCGCAAGCTTCTACGAACGTGCCGCTAATCCAAATTTCCGGTTCGCAAGCGGTCGCCCACACAGACTGAAACAGCAAAAGCTCTTCACCGAAGCCCGCGAGCTTAGTTTCAACGGACGCTTCAAATGACCATGGCTCGGACCACCTATCAAAGCGTTCGATTTCAGCGTTGATCATTGAAAAATCGGTCACGACAAGCGCCTAACGTTGGACGTAACGGGCGCCGGAGCGCAGCGGAGGGAACCAAACTGCGCAGCAGTTTGGCGTCCCGTTGACGGACTGGTTAGGCGTGTTCGCATAGGGCCGACCAGCCGAGGCTACTGACATGATGCGACTTGCGTTTGTTCAACTGTGCCAACGTATTTTGATTCATCACCACAGTTTGAGCGGAGCTGAAACGTATATGCCAACCACAAACCACCAAGAAAAACCAGAATTGCTAGTGCGAAACGAAACCCGTATTGACGAGGTAGCCGAATAAGCTGGCCTGCGGCAACCGCACCACCCAAGACGAAGCATGCCGAAGAGAAGTTTCGCCAATGGTCTGTGGCCACCCGACCCGGCAGCCATGCTTCGAGCGCGTTTACCGAGCCGATAGCTAATGCCCATGGCAGCACGAATGCGGAAACGAACAGCAACGCCCACCGCCAGCCACCTTGTGTCGGGGTTGCTGCGGTGTATTCGTTTTGACTCTCGGTACCAGGCATAGGGGTACGCCTAACGTTGGACGTAACGGGCGCCGGAGCGCAGCGGAGGGAACCAAACTGCGCAGCAGTTTGGCGTCCCGTTGACGGACTGGTTAGGCCGCACCGTTGTCCCCTTGAGGCGAGCGTTCAGGGAAAGATATGCCGTACCGGGATAGCACTTCTTTGCTTGGATTGAACGGAAGAAAGAAATACTTGGCAATTGGGATGACGGAGAGTGCGTACTTCCAGCTCGGAAAACGTTGAACAGCTGCCTCAATTTCAGCAAAGCCGGATTCGTCGGGGGTCGCGCCAAACTGGAGAAT encodes:
- a CDS encoding DUF695 domain-containing protein, yielding MTSKAEGGWQILERLGPNNPEIVRVVRRLPESAVRARFPVLLEVRWGYRSLPNGLPIEAELIYARTLYAELGKIVGQNGIHAMTRTGDGGRTIYYYIASADPIRDSVRRFFDAQPPISVSVSARADPDWRVVKQVLNETIE